From Fundulus heteroclitus isolate FHET01 chromosome 14, MU-UCD_Fhet_4.1, whole genome shotgun sequence, the proteins below share one genomic window:
- the LOC118565686 gene encoding uncharacterized protein DDB_G0292642-like, with protein MSNDPTPRSALRSFRLLTSIGLNKSTPQRKCYDPKDPSLKFVDREDDLDFLCEDFASPRAEMSCGHAVTPTSLTNWCLKLLEDGKGSFVCGASGCNAVWPYEEVCKMALLTTEEMKHFKKTMDINAATRRRCPGCKSPVARKNEFNLCVSCKMCTEKGGRLYEFCWQCQREWKGPKPQLDRCENDGCCNTALQTLKTCPDILSSPVIGITGCPSIRACPTCGSLLEHKRNGCKNISCPRCNVMFCFVCLKTFAECLNTKCSSGVAPRQTVIPVWRKK; from the exons ATGTCCAACGACCCCACACCACGATCTGCACTGCGCAG cttTAGACTGCTAACGAGCATCGGCTTGAATAAATCCACTCCACAGAGGAAATGTTATGATCCCAAGGATCCTTCGCTGAAATTTGTCGACCGAGAGGACGATCTGGACT TTTTATGTGAGGACTTTGCGTCTCCAAGAGCTGAGATGTCCTGTGGTCATGCTGTGACCCCGACGTCTCTTACTAACTGGTGCCTTAAGTTGTTGGAAGAT GGAAAAGGCTCCTTTGTGTGTGGAGCGTCTGGCTGTAATGCTGTGTGGCCGTATGAGGAGGTCTGCAAGATGGCTCTGCTGACCACTGAGGAAATGAAGCACTTTAAGAAAACCATGGACATCAATGCTGCTACTAGAAGGAGG TGTCCTGGATGCAAGTCCCCTGTTGCGAGAAAAAATGAATTTAATCTTTGTGTCAGCTGCAAAATGTGCACAGAAAAGGGAGGACGGCTCTATGAGTTCTGCTGGCAGTGCCAGAGGGAATGGAAAGGTCCAAAGCCGCAGCTGGACCGCTGTGAGAATGATGGCTGCTGCAACACGGCGCTGCAGACTCTGAAAACCTGCCCAGATATCCTCTCTAGCCCAGTGATAGGAATCACTGGGTGTCCCTCCATCCGAGCCTGTCCCACCTGTGGATCACTGCTGGAGCATAAACGAAATGGCTGCAAAAACATTTCCTGTCCTCGGTGTAACGTCATgttctgttttgtgtgtttgaagACTTTTGCTGAATGTTTAAACACAAAGTGTTCGAGTGGAGTCGCTCCCAGACAGACAGTTATACctgtgtggagaaaaaaataa